A section of the Centroberyx gerrardi isolate f3 chromosome 8, fCenGer3.hap1.cur.20231027, whole genome shotgun sequence genome encodes:
- the ypel1 gene encoding protein yippee-like 1 yields the protein MVKMTKSKTFQAYLPTCHRTYSCIHCRAHLANHDELISKSFQGSQGRAYLFNSVVNVGCGPAEERVLLTGLHAVADIYCENCKTTLGWKYEHAFESSQKYKEGKFIIELAHMIKDNGWE from the exons ATGGTGAAGATGACCAAGTCCAAGACCTTCCAGGCTTACCTGCCGACCTGCCACCGCACCTACAGCTGCATCCACTGCCGGGCGCACCTGGCCAATCACGACGAGCTCATCTCAAAG tcaTTTCAAGGCAGTCAAGGAAGAGCCTATCTCTTTAATTCAGT GGTGAATGTCGGCTGCGGGCCAGCTGAGGAGCGGGTTCTCCTTACAGGTTTACATGCTGTGGCTGATATCTACTGTGAAAACTGTAAAACCACCCTTGGCTGGAAATAT gagCACGCGTTCGAGAGCAGTCAAAAATACAAAGAGGGAAAGTTCATCATTGAGCTGGCGCACATGATCAAGGACAACGGATGGGAGTGA